From the Cryptomeria japonica chromosome 2, Sugi_1.0, whole genome shotgun sequence genome, one window contains:
- the LOC131861957 gene encoding uncharacterized protein LOC131861957: protein MTVEWSKLAEQIESLREEIRFLKEGQQIFHSLLQGGTHGSKATRVGTYDGERDDKALDNFFWDVEEYLSYAPKTSDEAQVKDIATYLTGSAKLWWRMHQADERAGKTVKPIKSWADLKAALHDQFRPGNSDWIIRSRFDELKHTGTIREYVKAFQVLDLECTKLSDFEKLFLFTKGLQPWAKDELRRQKVQTLAEAITVADGLLDYKGDATRGFGGARTDYKKNFCRKEKKGGGPPSDPNGEPRKKKPKKSNGEGNPKKKDHAQTEKKKDRDPGCFICGKDDHWARSCLDRSRVNALLFEEKKLPAMSTLQLLNAVQHSTEVADKHELCFVETFFGNKKVLAMVDSGATHNYISACRAKKLGLKIEPTTNQFKAVTAPAQQVSGEIHKEVIRVGSWQGVLDLIAIGMNEFDLILGQEFLRSASAAVVPHLGCLLILDPSRPSMVPMMKSVEQDLLLNALSAKQVGKGRREELFLAALIGDWDEGESSGPSNTSAIQDVLSEFADVMPDQLPAVLPPRRHVDHRIELESGARPPAKAPYRLSTPEMEELRKQLAELAEAGYLHPSRSPYAAPILFQRKKDGSLRMCVDYRALNKLTIKNKYPLPLIADSFDRLVDARVFTKLDLR from the coding sequence ATGACGGTAGAGTGGTCGAAGCTGGCGGAACAGATAGAGTCTTTGAGGGAAGAGATCCGCTTCCTCAAAGAGGGACAACAGATCTTCCATTCGTTGTTGCAGGGAGGAACGCATGGTTCTAAGGCAACTCGAGTTGGAACTTATGACGGTGAGCGCGACGACAAGGCACTTGATAATTTCTTCTGGGATGTTGAGGAGTACCTGTCGTATGCACCGAAGACGTCTGATGAGGCACAGGTCAAGGATATTGCAACATACCTTACCGGCAGTGCGAAGCTGTGGTGGCGAATGCATCAGGCAGATGAACGCGCTGGGAAGACGGTGAAACCGATCAAGTCCTGGGCTGACTTGAAGGCAGCGCTTCATGATCAATTCCGACCTGGGAATTCGGATTGGATCATCCGATCCAGGTTCGATGAACTCAAACATACTGGCACTATTCGAGAGTATGTCAAGGCATTTCAGGTGTTGGATTTGGAATGCACCAAGTTGAGCGACTTCGAGAAGTTATTCCTCTTCACTAAGGGTCTGCAACCCTGGGCGAAGGATGAGCTGAGGAGACAGAAAGTTCAGACTTTGGCCGAGGCGATCACAGTTGCGGACGGGCTGCTTGACTATAAGGGCGATGCAACTAGGGGCTTTGGTGGAGCTCGAACAGACTACAAGAAGAACTTCTGCCGGAAAGAGAAGAAGGGAGGCGGACCTCCTTCCGATCCTAACGGCGAGCCCAGGAAGAAGAAACCGAAGAAGTCGAATGGAGAAGGCAACCCGAAGAAGAAAGATCACGCACAGACTGAGAAGAAGAAGGATCGTGATCCAGGGTGTTTCATCTGTGGCAAAGATGATCACTGGGCACGGAGCTGTCTAGACCGGAGTAGGGTCAACGCGCTGTTGTTCGAGGAGAAGAAGTTGCCCGCAATGAGCACCTTGCAACTCCTGAATGCAGTGCAGCATTCTACCGAAGTGGCCGATAAACACGAGTTGTGTTTTGTGGAGACTTTCTTTGGCAACAAGAAGGTGCTAGCTATGGTGGATTCAGGTGCCACCCACAACTACATCTCCGCATGCCGAGCGAAGAAGCTTGGACTCAAGATCGAGCCCACTACAAATCAGTTCAAGGCGGTGACCGCACCCGCGCAGCAGGTGAGCGGTGAGATCCATAAGGAAGTCATCCGAGTTGGGTCGTGGCAGGGTGTGCTTGATTTGATCGCCATTGGGATGAATGAGTTCGATCTCATACTCGGGCAGGAGTTCTTGAGGTCGGCATCAGCAGCTGTGGTGCCACACTTGGGCTGTTTGCTGATATTGGATCCGAGCAGACCAAGTATGGTTCCGATGATGAAGAGCGTGGAACAGGATCTCCTGTTGAATGCGCTCAGTGCTAAGCAGGTTGGCAAGGGAAGGCGGGAGGAGTTGTTTCTGGCCGCACTGATTGGAGATTGGGATGAAGGAGAGTCGTCAGGACCCTCTAACACCTCAGCGATCCAGGATGTGTTGTCCGAGTTTGCGGATGTTATGCCAGACCAGCTCCCAGCTGTGTTACCACCGAGGAGGCACGTTGATCACAGGATCGAACTGGAGTCAGGGGCAAGACCACCAGCGAAGGCTCCTTATCGACTCTCCACACCGGAGATGGAGGAGTTGAGGAAGCAGCTGGCAGAGCTCGCTGAGGCAGGATACTTGCATCCCTCCAGATCACCTTATGCTGCTCCAATTTTGTTCCAGCGCAAGAAGGATGGAAGCCTTCGGATGTGTGTGGACTATCGAGCTTTGAACAAGCTCACCATCAAGAACAAGTATCCGTTACCTCTCATAGCGGATAGCTTTGATCGACTGGTCGATGCAAGAGTGTTCACCAAGTTGGACCTGAGGTAG